In Danaus plexippus chromosome 19, MEX_DaPlex, whole genome shotgun sequence, the following are encoded in one genomic region:
- the LOC116767863 gene encoding large ribosomal subunit protein uL22 yields MGRYSREPDNPAKSCKARGSNLRVHFKNTYETAMAIKKLPLRRAVRYLKNVVDKKECIPFRRFNGGVGRCAQAKQFGTTQGRWPKKSAEFLLQLLRNAESNADVKGLDADRLVIDHIQVNRAPCLRRRTYRAHGRINPYMSSPCHIEVCLSEREDAVARAAPTDDAPKKKLSKKKLARQKEKMMRE; encoded by the exons ATGGGTCGTTATTCTCGTGAGCCTGATAATCCCGCCAAATCATGCAAGGCGCGTGGCTCGAACCTTCGTGTTCACTTCAAG AACACATACGAAACAGCCATGGCAATTAAGAAGCTGCCGCTTCGTCGTGCTGTACgttacttaaaaaatgtagTAGACAAAAAAGAATGCATACCATTCCGTCGCTTTAACGGCGGTGTCGGTCGTTGCGCGCAAGCAAAGCAGTTCGGCACAACACAAGGTCGCTGGCCGAAGAAATCCGCCGAGTTCCTACTCCAGCTCTTGAGGAACGCTGAATCTAATGCTGACGTGAAGGGATTGGACGCCGACAGGCTCGTCATTGATCACATACAG GTGAACCGCGCCCCTTGCCTGCGCCGTCGTACATACCGTGCCCATGGTCGTATCAATCCTTATATGTCATCTCCCTGTCACATTGAAGTGTGTCTCAGTGAGAGGGAAGACGCTGTAGCGAGAGCCGCTCCCACAGACGACGCGCCCAAGAAGAAACTGTCCAAGAAGAAGCTGGCCCGCCAGAAGGAGAAGATGATGAGggaataa
- the LOC116767862 gene encoding acetylcholine receptor subunit beta-like 2 isoform X2, which produces MKFGYLLLLFNIIRSCFAVKLLEANPDVKRLYDDLLSNYNRLIRPVTNVSDILTVRLGLKLSQLMEVNLKNQVMTTNLWVEQKWFDYKLQWNPDDYGGVEMLYVPSEHIWLPDIVLYNNWDGNYEVTLMTKATLKYTGEVNWKPPAIYKSSCEINVEYFPFDEQTCFMKFGSWTYNGAQVDLKHMDQLPGSSLVHVGIDLSEFYLSVEWDILEVPATRNEEYYPCCPEPFSDITFKLTMRRKTLFYTVNLIIPCVGLTFLTVLVFYLPSDSGEKISLSISILVSLTVFFLLMAEIIPPTSLAIPLLGKYLLFTMILVSLSVWMTVCVLNVHFR; this is translated from the exons ATGAAGTTTGGATATTTGTTGCTATTGTTCAATATCATAAGGAGCTGCTTTG cTGTCAAACTGCTGGAAGCGAATCCAGATGTCAAAAGGCTTTATGATGACCTGCTCAGCAACTACAATCGATTGATCAGACCTGTGACCAATGTGAGTGACATACTGACGGTCAGGCTTGGCTTGAAGCTGTCGCAACTCATGGAGGTGAATTTGAAGAACCAGGTCATGACAACCAACTTGTGGGTGGAACAG AAATGGTTCGACTACAAGCTTCAATGGAATCCAGATGACTATGGAGGTGTTGAGATGCTGTATGTACCTTCAGAGCATATCTGGCTGCCTGATATCGTCCTTTATAATAACTGGGACGGTAATTACGAA GTCACACTTATGACAAAAGCCACTTTAAAGTATACCGGAGAAGTGAATTGGAAGCCTCCAGCAATATACAAGTCCTCGTGTGAGataaatgttgaatattttccATTCGATGAGCAGACTTGCTTTATGAAATTCGGTTCTTGGACCTACAACGGAGCTCAG GTGGATTTAAAACATATGGACCAGTTACCTGGGAGTAGTCTCGTTCATGTTGGTATTGATCTTagtgagttttatttatcggTAGAGTGGGATATACTCGAGGTGCCCGCTACTAGAAATGAGGAGTACTATCCTTGCTGTCCCGAACCATTTTCTG acaTAACTTTTAAACTAACTATGAGAAGAAAAACTCTGTTCTATACAGTAAACTTAATCATACCCTGTGTTGGGTTGACATTTTTGACTGtgcttgtattttatttgccaTCGGATTCTGGTGAAAAG ATTTCGTTAAGCATCTCGATTCTGGTTTCACTCACCGTGTTTTTCCTGTTGATGGCTGAAATCATACCGCCCACATCTCTAGCAATACCGTTGTTAGGGAAGTATTTGCTGTTTACAATGATTTTGGTATCGCTCAGTGTATGGATGACGGTATGCGTTTTAAATGTTCACTTTAGGTGA